The stretch of DNA cgttctttcgaggtctttgaagaattttgctgggattttgatgggctttGCGTTGAATCTGTGAGTTAAgggactttttgtttgcttgtttgtttgtttgtttagttgtggttttgttttttatatgtttttatgtttatgaatattttgaaaGCATGCATTTATATACACCATGTTTATGTCTGGTGCCCGTGGAAGTCAGAAAAGATTATGGGATCCCTGAACTATAGTTACCGATGACTGTAAGCTACCATAttggtgctagaaatcaaacccaattctctgcaagagcagcagatcCTTTAACCTGTGtgtcatctctctagtctctgaaaccaatgagtttattgaacTTGCTTacagagcatgggtgaggggttgCTGGCAAGAGCAGTGGTTTACCCATTAGTGCCTCTCCTTCTGagggccactttctttcaaaccactacagtcgCCTTAATACCATGGCAAGCACTGGATTTCTCTACATGCAGATCTCATTCCCTGTGTCCCTGAGGTAAGGAACTGTCCTTACCTCACTTTAGAGGACATAGCTGGGCTTGAAGAGAGAAGGTGATGTTTCCAGGGATGCACACCCATGAGCTGGAGGAACAAGGACACTGACTTTCTTGGTGCATGATTTttgcacttttaatttttttacatttatatatttggtGTAGGGGGTAGGCAGAAGAAGATGGAGGACAGCCAgagggagttggctctctccacCATATGGATTCTTGCGGAGAATCCACCAAATCTGGTGgagaatcaaactcgggtcatcagccttggcagcaagcagccGTTGCTTACACACAGAGccgttgttacacacacacacacacacacacacacacacacacacacagaacttgCACTCTTTAAACATTATGTTctcttatttatattataaacctTTGATAAGGCATGATAAACAGAAGATaattaataaggaaagaaaaacacataaaaggattaaagagccaggcggtggtggcgcacgcctttaatcccagcacttgggaggcagaggcaggtggatctctgtgagttcgagaccagcctggtctacaagagctagttccaggacagggtccaaaaccacagagaaaccctgtctagaaaaaccaaaaaaaaaaaaaagagattaaagaaaaacCATGAAATTCCTTATGGGATGGATTGCCTACCTACGCTGACCCCTACAGGGCTCTGGGTCAGTCTAGAGCTCCTGGGGGACTCAAGCTCTGACACTATGCAAGTCTCAGCTTTGAAGTCAGTGCCTATGGAAAGCGTCTCTCCCAGAAAACTCTTGCTACCTACACATCAGACAAAAACTAATACCTagaatgtacaaaaaaaaaaaacctcaaaaagctaaaaacctCAATGAGTAAATGAACTAATAGTTCTCAAAAGACGAAGTCCAAATGACcaacaaacacaggaaaaggTCAACCTCATaggccatcagagaaatgcaagacCAAACTACGTGGAAATTCTATCTTACCCCAGTTGAAATGacagtcattaagaaaacagcACCAAGGTGGTGGTAGCAGTATGCATTTTAAAGTCCAGCACTtgcaagacagaggcaggcggatctttgtgagtttgaagccagcctggtctacaagaactagttccaggacaggttccaaagctacagagaaaccctgtctcaaaaaaccgagagagagagagagagagagagagagagagagagagagagagagagagaacacggaAGGGGGTGTAAAGATGCCTCTACAATTAAGAGcacctgctcttcccaaggagtTCTGCTCCCACTGCCCAAGTCGGGaaggcctctggtctctgaggcaCCCGCACTCTagttcacacaccacacacacacacatgcacacagctgaAAAGAAACTAGCAACAGCTGCAGACAAGGGCACTGAGGTAGAGGAACCCCCTACACTACTGATCAACCACCACAGACAGTATGGACAATCTGCAGAACGCTGAAAATAGATGTACCACGGGGTTCGCTGCGGTGCTCCTGGCTACTTACCCCAAAGCATGCTTAAGCCAACATATTACAGAGACACTTACTTTGTGTCTTTTGCAACACAGTTGACAATAGCCACTTATGGAGTTGACTTAGGTGTCTCTGAACAGAGCAATGTATAGAAAAGTgggttgagggctggagagatggctcagaggttgggagcactgcctgctcttccaaaggccctgggtttgattcccagcgaccacatggtggctcacagccatctgtggtggggtctggtgtcctcttctggcctgcagagatacatgcagacaaaatgctgtatacataataaataaataaatttttaaaaaaaagtgagttaAACACGTAATGGGGGGGGCGTATATTTAGCCATAAAAAGAGCACAGTTATATTTTTGCAGGTGAATGGGTTCAGTTAGAGATTATCATATTAGACAAATTTaatcagtctcagaaagacaaattttgcatatttttacgAATCCTAGATTTCATAAAGATATCATATGACaggaaagtagaagaaaaactGTATCAAGAACAGACGGGTCTAATGAGAagcaggaaaggggaagaagtagGGGGCGAATAGGCTCAGAGTACACTATGTACTTGTATGATGTCCTGATGAAACCCAGTAGCACCTACAAGGAagtacatagattttttttttatttttatttattttttttttttagagtggaGATTTCCCCCAGGCTCCATCGCTGCGTTGACTGTTGTCCCCGCAGACGCTAGGGGGCAGCCGCCACCCACCCAGTAGCCAGAGCCTCCGGAGCCCCGCgggcaggagcagaggaggggcACACTCCCGCTTGTGGGAGGCGGTTGAGGGCGCACGCACAGATTGGCGGTGGGCGCAACCAGGTGGAGTGAGAGAACTGCCACCCTGGACTTCCGGAGCACCAGGGAAGTGAAGGTCGAGTGGGTATTTGGGTCTGAGGTGGCGGAGCTTCAAATGATGTGCAATGTCAGTCCGGGTGGAACTGGAAGCTGGGGAGAGCCCAAAAGTGATACAGCTGCGTTAGCAGATTTGGCCGCCCTAGACCTGACTCCTCTGAAACCAAGAAGAGGACCCGACTTGGTATCCTTCTATtaggagaggccagaggccatGGGGATGGTAGCCAGAGGTGCGAGGTCACAGGGCTGGGCTCACTGTGCCCTGCCCAGGACCTTCCTCCGGCTGTTCCAGTTCCTCTGTTGGTGTACACCGTGTCTCACCTGGGCCCAAGGTCAACCCACAGGCAGAGGTTGATTTGACTCTGTGCCAGGTACCTATGCACCAAGATCTGCTCTCTTCGGTCCATGAGTGGCTGAGGCCTGCAAAGACTAGGGTAAATCACAGACACAGGATTCAGACAAACTACTCTACACACTGGGGCTCAAAGGCAAGAGGAATTCAGGCAGGGCAGTCTTCCATGCTCTGATCATACTTTTAGGAGACACTGCGTCTCCTTCAGAAGTAAACTAGAGCCAGCAAGAGCCTTGCCAGAGCCAGTTTTGCACACTGCTTCCAACCTGCGTTGAAATGAGCTGTTGTGAGGATATTCACCACGAGGAAATGCAACAAGTCAGAGGCATTTGGTGGGGTTATTATCCATCGCTCTTTCAGTTTGCTTTGCTTGGTTGGCTCTTTTGGTTTTGAACTAAATATTTACCAATACAGCAGTATGTTCATTCTGTGCAGACTGGTGATGTTCACTGAGGAGCTGCAGGCCAGGACTGACAAGCAGAAAGCCACGAGTTAATGTGCTGTCCAAATGCATTAACAGATGCAAGCACTGGGTCTGCTGCTcggcagtgcacacacacacacacacacacacacacacacacacacatatacacatatacatacatacacacacatatacacatatacacacacacatatacacatatacacacatacacacatatacacatatacatacacacatacacacgcacacacaaacgacatacacaaacacacagacatgcacacacacacacgcacacacaaacgacacacacaaacacacatgcacacacacacgtgatggTAAAGACCACACCTAGAAGTAGACCCTTCCTCTTCGCCTTGTCCCTCCAGTGACCATTACTGGCAACCTGACTCTGCATCACTCAGAAAGGAGGGAGTATTTATAGGCCCAGCTCCAGTATCATAAAGAACCACAAAGGATGGGTTTGGAGTAAGGAGGCACTAAACTGATTGCTGGCCCGCATTCCAAGCTCGTCTGCACCTTAAATGTGCCCCCTTGTCTCCTCTTCCATCACACCGTCTACTGGCTGCCAAGTCACCTCCTTTGCCTAAGTCTCCACTTAAATGTTGCTTCCTTGGAGACACCTTTCCTGGCTCTAACAGACAAATTTCTTTGTCGCATAAAGGCCCAGAGATAAGCATGTGGCCTAAGGGTCAAATCCTAaagcagctcacacctgtttCTATAGAGACAGGGCCCTGAGCTAAAGATGCTTTTTATTGTGGGGGGgaggtttaattttaaaaaattattttatttcatgagtatgggtgttttgcatgcatgtctatatgtGCTCCATGTGctgttatggatggttgtgagctacaatGTAGGTGCTGAAAATCGAACAGTCACTGTTCTTAACTgccaagctgtctctccagcccctccatcctgggttttgtttggtCTGTTTATAATTATAACCTCTGGCTGATATTTTTAGGGCTGTTAATGGCAACTGTCTACAACTCAGTTTTTGCAAGTGTTTTAGTGATCCCCCAGGCCTCAGGCATGTCCCTAACCCTCTAAATCAAGAAccccttgggggctggagagatggctcagcagttaagagaattggctgctcttccagaggactggggttcagttcccagtacctacatgatgACTGACAAccatgtataactccagttccaagagatccaactCCCTgttgtggcctctgtgggcactgcatacacacacacacacagttgggcactgcatacacacacacacacacacacacacacacacacaccagatataGGGCAGAGGGAACAGCATACTCAAAGCCACACACTAACAGCAAGGCACGACGGCACACTtggagaaagacaaaacaaggtGGAAATGAAACCCGTACAGAGTCATAATGAGACCATAACACAACACCATTAAGTTTAGAATAGCACGCAAAAGAAAGACATACTGAGAAAATTACAAAGACATGCTTTATTTGCTTAAACtgtgaggaaagggagaaaacagACGTTGACGTATCTTCAAAGATCCTGCAGGAGTTCTAGGGTACTTAGGTGGGGCTTTCAGACtgtgaagtctattttatttcttgaaagtgGGTGTGCAGTTCATTCATGACTTGTCCTTGGCAGGCAGGATTCTCCTTGCATAGAACTGTGGCTGCTAACCAGTTACGGTAGGATGTTGACACGAGGTGAGCAAACAAGGAAAGGTCAGGAAGTTTCCTGAGACAAGTGAGGTCAGGGGACACATGTGTGACATACCTAAGAGACTACTTCCTCTCGGGCAGCACACACAGATTCTTTTGAGAACATGaggccttcctcctcttctgagcATGCTCGGGCACAACAAAGCTTGTCACTAATGTTCAAGAGAATGGATTAAGTAAAAGGCCTTTTCTTTTGCTAAACAGTGATGGGTTTAAGGCAACTGAGGAGGTGAGAATGGAGCCCAGTTTGTGCTTGCCTATCATACGCAAAGCCAAGTGGGATCTCCAGCACCGCATACGTAGTGGTACctgaggatgtggaggaaggaggttcaggggttcaaggtcatcctcagccacaaaCAGAGTCATGGTCAGTTTGGGCTATTTGagacataaaaagaacaaaagaagggaggaagtgagggaggagaaaggagggagggaggaaaaagaaagaaactatgtGTTGAAGTTGGGTGGAAGGATTGGGTTTTtgggaaaaccaaaaaccaaaacaacagcaagaaaacccaaactaagcCCTGAAAAGGGtcggacatggtggtgcacacctataatcccagcacttgggaggcaaaggccagcaggtctgagtttgagatcagccagGTCTAcccagcaaattccaggacagctacagcaacatagagagactctgtctcaaacagaacaaaacaaaaccctgcttgCCTGGCaaacacaaagccttgggttATGAAACTTAAGTACTGAAAAAACGAATTGGTGATTAGCGTATTTTCTTGGAGATGCTGCCTGAAACTTGAGAGGTCTTTTCATTCAACACCCCTCATTCTGCAGATAAGAAAACCAAGGACCAGGAACTGAAGGGCTCATTAAAGGGAGAGTTCTCAGATAAGAATCCAGGCCTGCAATGTTTTCTTTAGTGCAATTTCTGTTCCTACTATGCGCATCACACGTGGAAACATGAGAACTGGAGGACACAGAAGACATTCAGAGATGTTGGAAAAAGAATTCTTGGCCATAAGACACACCAAGAAGAGCTGTCACATCTACAGCCGTTACCCAGAGCCCCCAGCTGGTGGACGTGAGAGCTGTCACATCTACCGCTGTTACCCAGAGCCCCCAGCTGNNNNNNNNNNNNNNNNNNNNNNNNNNNNNNNNNNNNNNNNNNNNNNNNNNNNNNNNNNNNNNNNNNNNNNNNNNNNNNNNNNNNNNNNNNNNNNNNNNNNNNNNNNNNNNNNNNNNNNNNNNNNNNNNNNNNNNNNNNNNNNNNNNNNNNNNNNNNNNNNNNNNNNNNNNNNNNNNNNNNNNNNNNNNNNNNNNNNNNNNNNNNNNNNNNNNNNNNNNNNNNNNNNNNNNNNNNNNNNNNNNNNNNNNNNNNNNNNNNNNNNNNNNNNNNNNNNNNNNNNNNNNNNNNNNNNNNNNNNNNNNNNNNNNNNNNNNNNNNNNNNNNNNNNNNNNNNNNNNNNNNNNNNNNNNNNCAGCTGGTGGACGTGAGAGCTATCACATCTACAGCTGTTACCCAGAGCCCCCAGCTGGTGGACGTGAGCGCTGTCACACCTACAGCCGTTACCCAGAGCCCCCAGCTGGTGGATGTGAGAGCTCAGATGTCGGGAAGGCCAGGCCTGATTCTTCAAGTTATCCGGCTCACCACCACGGCCTGGTGCCCGGCAGAGAAAAGCCACCCCACCCTGTTCACTGCTTCCTGACAgggtggcagcagcaggaggagctgcCGCTGAGCCTCTCCTGCCCATGCTCAGCAGCCGGCTTCAGCTGTCTCTCTCGGGTTCTTCCTCCAGGTGTTCAGGCTTCCACTCCATCCTGTAAATGGTTTCCTTCTCGTGGAAGCCTCTTAGATAAGTAAGGAGCCTAGCAGATGTGAAAAGACGCAGCTTCCTGCTTTCTCATTAACGTCGCCGTGTTCAAGGGAACTTGATAACACGACTGGAAGATTTTAAGGCCTGGGGCGGGGGGAGCTTACTAAGGTACCCAAGGCTACGCAGTGAACTGGAGAGTAGTTCACGATTTTCTAACATCGCAGAAGACAGTGAGTCAACTCTGAAGTTCGTAGCAGTGAATCCTGTCCCCACTTTCACAAAGAACAACAATTCAGACACAGGAGCAGACCTCtgtggggagggaaagaaggaaggaaagaaggacagaggagaATTAAGGCCTGAAACAACTTTTATGATTTAATTCAGAACACAGACTTCTTAATAAATAGTTCATGAAACTGCTCCATCACTTCCGCCAGCTACCACAAGGCTCAGGGCATGGGCAGGGGAGGGCCTGTCCTTGCATGTGACCCAAGGACTGGGGGACAGAGTGTGAAGGAACGAAGAGCCTGCTTCGGCCTTTCCCCACAGTCCTGGCCCGCAGGTCACTCGACGCAGTGGACGCTCTGGTGTCGGAGGAGGTGGGAGCTCCGACTGAAGGTCCTCTGGCACTCCTGACACTCGTACAGCTTCTCTGGTGGCTGGTGAACGGCGAGTGCTGGCTGAAGGTCTTCGCACACTCCCGGCACTCATAAGGCTTCTCTCCACCGTGAATCTTCTGGTGAAGCAGCAGCTCCGAGTTATCCCAAAAGGTCCTTGCACACGCGTGACACTGGTGGGGTTTCTCCCCAGTGTGTTCTCTGGTGGACGACTAGGTGAGAGGTCCGCCTGAAAGCCTTGCCACACTCAAAGCATTcaaagggtttctctccagtgtgaatccTCTCATGTCTGAGAAGTTCTGAGTTACCCcggaaggccttcccacactccTTGCAGACATAGGGCTTCTCCCCCGTATGAATTCTAACATGCCggatgatctctgagttctgCCCGAAAGTCTTCCCACATTCGCTGCACTCGTAGGGCTTGTCCCCCGTATGGATTCTCTGATGACGGATGAGCTCAGAGCTCTGACCAAAGCCCTTCCCACATTCGGTACACAGATAGGGCTTTTCTCCAGTATGGATTTTCTGGTGTCGGATGAGGCCCGAGCTGTGCttgaaggctttgccacactcGTTGCACTCATGGTACCTCTCTTCGGTGTGAATCCTCTGGTGCTGGATAAGCTGGGAGCTGACCCTGAAGGTCTTCCCACACTCATTGCATTCGtacggtttctctccagtgtggattctCTGGTGCAGGATAAGGGCTGAATTCtggctgaaggctttcccacattcttCACACTTATAAGGCCTTTCTCCTGTGTGGATTCGATGATGGTGGATAAGGTGTGAGCTCTGaatgaaggctttcccacactcgtTACAAGCAAAGGGCTTCTCTCCAGCATGAATTCTCAGGTGCCTTCGAAGGCTGGAGTTGGTTCCAAATGTCTTTCCACACTCTTTGCACTCAAAGGGTTTCTCTCCACTGTGAACTCGCATATGCTGGATGAGATGCGAGTTCTGGTTAAAAGCTTTTCCACATTCTTTACACGTGTGAGGCTTTTCTCCCCCAGAAGTCCTCTGTGCTTGATGAAGCTGTACCTTCTCCACGAAGCTCTGGGCAGAAGTAGCAAACACACTAACCCTCTCTGCTGGAGGATCCCCATGGCAGAGCACCACACTTGGGTCAGGACTGTGGCCGCTGTCACTCCCACTACTACCCTGCTCTTGCTCACCTAAGGATGACATCTTGAAGATAACTAACCCTGATGCAAAGTCTCTCCCCTGAGGAGACTTTCTCAGATGTCCCTTTAATACATCTTTTTCATTTGCTGCTCCAAACCCATGACCTTGGTAAACCTCCTGTGAAAGCTTTTCCAACACTGGCCCATGTGGCTTGGATTCTTCAGAAATTTCTTCCTTGGGAagctccttctttttctcagtcCCCATATCAGAGCCTGCAATGAGAGGGTGAGCGTGTGAAGCTGTGCCCTATTTAAATGACACCACATGGTGGACATGCTAAACAACATGACCGTAGAAAGTAAGAAAAACCGTCTGCGGCAGAGTGCGAAAGTCAGAAAAGAGACCGGATGGTAAAGAGAAACTGACAAAAGCTGTATGACACTAACAGTGAGTTAGGAGAACTCAGAAGCTGTATGATGCTGAGTTAGGGGAACTCAAAAGTTGTATGACGCTAACAGTGAGTTAGGGAGAACTCAGAAGCTGTATGACGCTAACAGTGAATTAGGGAGAACTCAGAAGCTGTATGACGCTGACAGTGAATCAGGGAGAACTCAGAAGCNNNNNNNNNNNNNNNNNNNNNNNNNNNNNNNNNNNNNNNNNNNNNNNNNNNNNNNNNNNNNNNNNNNNNNNNNNNNNNNNNNNNNNNNNNNNNNNNNNNNAGCTGTATGACGCTAACAGTGAATTAGGGAGAACTCAGAAGCTGTATGACGCTGACAGTGAATCAGGGAGAACTCAGAAGCTGTATGACGCTAACTGAGGTAGGGGAACTCAAAAGCTGTATGACGCTAACAGTGAGTGAGGGGAACTCAGAAGCTGTATGATGCTGACAGTGAATTAGGGAGAACTCAGAAGCTGTATGACGCTAACAGTGAGTGAGGGGAACTCAGAAGTGCTGAAGAAAACATGTAGGGAAATTAACGGCATATTAACAGAATGTATGGAAAAGGGCAAGAAAAAAGCAACGTGACAAGTTAACAGAAATAATGTTTGAGTTTAGGATGAAATAGCCACACAAGAGGACATATTCTTAGTCCAGTCTGCATTACCCACCTGCCCTACAGAGCAGGCCACAGTGTAGACGGGTCACCTAGTCAAAGGATTGACATGATGTAGCTATAATCAGAACAAGAGTAACTTCTTCCCCTCTACATTTGGATGAGAGGGTCCATCTTTAAATCTCCCCCAAATGACAAATGAATTGTATCAAATGTCATATGGATCCCACTCAGCTCTAGTGATCAATTTCTCCACCTTGCTCTCTGGCCAAGAACACTAACTTGTATGGCATACAACAGGTCCTTTGGCTTCCAGATGCTTCTACCATGAGAGACTCAAcagaagactggagagatgatggtcAGCAGATTTATTCTTCTGGTTCCTTCCTGTGATACTGCCTTGAGGTATTGGTGCCCTCAATTAAAAGTCCTctgaaggccgggcggtggtggcgcacacctgtaatcccagcactcgggaggcagaggcaggcggatctctgtgagttcgaggctagcctggtctacaagagctagttccaggacaggaaccaaaagctacggagaaaaatcctgtctcgaaaaataaaaaaaaaaaaagtcctctgaAGGAGTTTATTCCACTCAATTCTTCAACGCTCTGCCCAATCCTGTCACAAACAATTAACCTCTTGGCTACTAAGCCTCCCTCAAATGAACCTAACATGAGTAGGTTATGTTCTTATTCACCCTCTGAGAATAAAGGGGGCGGAGAAGAGAAATCTGTCGACAGAAGAAATGGTTAGTGAAGAGCCACAGACAGTGCCACGGAAGCCACCGAGGCAGTGGCAGAGGGAactgaaaagtcaggtgtggtggcacatgccaagAATCCCAGTTACTATGAAAcctgaggtaggaagattttGAATTGGAGGCCAGACCTACTCCCcccttattaaaacaaaacaaaacaaaaaacctaggaacAAAGTCCAGTGTCAGCAtttaccaggcacacacaggcccAGTGGGAGTTGATTCTCAGACCCTCAAAACAAAATTGAACACCATTTAAGCAGATGGGAGATCCAGTGGTTTAAAAACGAGAAACTGTCTCTGGGACAACAAAGGAACCACagaggaaacagagacacagggacagggACTGAGAAACGGGCTTGTTGCAATCCGAGAGTGTTACAAGGACAAGGGTTTTCTCTGGTGGCGGATTTGAAAGTGTTTGTACTAAAGGGGGTGGTACTGGTAGAGCAACAGGGCTTAAGGGGCAAGAAAATGCGAGGACGGTGAGGTTGGAGAGCCCGCCAGGTGGGGAGACGGATGAGTCAGACGATGCGGGAGACGCTGTGGTGCAGACAGACTGCATTTTCATCTCGCGGCCGCTCGGACACGAATAGTCACACAGGAACTATAATTATAACACTGACCCATGGCTCGGggatatttctagctagctcttacatcttatataaCCCATTTATactagtctatgtattgccacatggccgtGGCATCACCTCATTttttacatgtcttgtttcctcagcAGCTGACTGGTGTctgcttgactccacctactctctctatatctctgttcagatttccttcctgcctggctttactttgctaagccactggccgaaacaaCTTTAtgcattaaccaatgaaagcaacacacatacagaaggacatcccacatcactgtggtCCACTGAACTATATGGTGAGAAAACAGTTAACGAAATCACAAGATTAGCACCCAACTTGCAAAGCTTTGGGAATATTTGCCTTTTGAATAGAATAGTTGCTGTCATTTCTGTAAAACCCTGTGAAGCCACAGTGCtcccctgctgtgggacaatgatcttgtaccctgtgaagatttatcagttgtatttcttttaaaaaaaattttatttatttatttatttatttatttatttattatgtatctgtgtgtatgcctgcaggccagaagagggcaccagacttcattacagatggttgtgagccaccatgtggttgctgggaattgaactcaggacctttggaagagcaggcaatgctcttaaccactgagccatctctccagccccagttgtatttctttaataaaatgctgattgtccagtagtcaggcaggaagtagaggctgaatggacaggcaggaaatagaagtggggcaaggagaacaggagaattctgagaagaggaaagctcagtctgcagtctacagaggaagcaagatgagaatgcctcactgataaagataccaagccacgtggctaacacagacaagaattatagattactgtaagatgtaagaattagttaataagaagcgtgagctaataggccaaccagtttataattaatgtaacctctttgtatttctttgggactgaacggctgcaggaccagggggacagaaaccttggtcaacaccCCCCTTTCCACAGTGGGATTCATCACAAAGAAACCCCAGCAGTGTATTAATCAGTTACTGGGCATAATCAATCCCTCTGTACTAGTAACTGGATGACCTTTCCCCACACTGTGGGGTCCTGGTGTAAAAATATTCACTCAAACCTTTGTTCTCACAGTCAAATCTACATcaaaccagccccagagaaaggaaTTTCTTCACACCTGGGCATCAGCGGTTATGAAAGCTTCACTGTATAGCCTGGCGTTGGGAGCAGCAGTCTCCAGAAGTTACACAGTGGCAGCTTTTCACTTTAACCTAGTGATAAGAGATTCTCTCTAATCGATATCATTTGGTGAAAATGCCAATGCAGAGCAAGCACCATCCGTTTTCCTCCTGCAGCTTACACTGATTGCCATGGCTACCATAatgctgtgttcccagccacCACAGGAATAGAAGTGCTCAGAAAGTACACAGCaaggctttctttcttccctcttttctacATTTATCAATTACAAATTTTAGCCTAACCAACCACACAAATGTAGTTAACACACagactccctctctcccctcctctattTACCTTTGACAGATATGCCTGCGCACTTCACAGTCACGCCCAGCTCTGAGACACAAGTAAGTTAACCGGTGCCTACTTTGTCAGCCTTATCTACCATCTTGGCCCAGAAaaatg from Microtus ochrogaster isolate Prairie Vole_2 chromosome 7, MicOch1.0, whole genome shotgun sequence encodes:
- the Zfp3 gene encoding LOW QUALITY PROTEIN: zinc finger protein 3 homolog (The sequence of the model RefSeq protein was modified relative to this genomic sequence to represent the inferred CDS: inserted 2 bases in 1 codon) — encoded protein: MGTEKKKELPKEEISEESKPHGPVLEKLSQEVYQGHGFGAANEKDVLKGHLRKSPQGRDFASGLVIFKMSSLGEQEQGSSGSDSGHSPDPSVVLCHGDPPAERVSVFATSAQSFVEKVQLHQAQRTSGGEKPHTCKECGKAFNQNSHLIQHMRVHSGEKPFECKECGKTFGTNSSLRRHLRIHAGEKPFACNECGKAFIQSSHLIHHHRIHTGERPYKCEECGKAFSQNSALILHQRIHTGEKPYECNECGKTFRVSSQLIQHQRIHTEERYHECNECGKAFKHSSGLIRHQKIHTGEKPYLCTECGKGFGQSSELIRHQRIHTGDKPYECSECGKTFGQNSEIIRHVRIHTGEKPYVCKECGKAFRGNSELLRHERIHTGEKPFECFECGKAFRRTSHLVVHXREHTGEKPHQCHACARTFWDNSELLLHQKIHGGEKPYECRECAKTFSQHSPFTSHQRSCTSVRSARGPSVGAPTSSDTRASTASSDLRARTVGKGRSRLFVPSHSVPQSLGHMQGQALPCPCPEPCGSWRK